The following proteins are encoded in a genomic region of Mycobacterium kiyosense:
- a CDS encoding hypothetical protein (frameshifted, insertion at around 1758057,1759279, deletion at around 1758225): MRHQPGWELLRSVKRLFNDAGPQTQVTLAGRDYPLAELLTGFLSQLKTDLYHRSNAGAAAGEAIQAAISVPANASSAQRFLTLDAFLAAGFQVVALLNEPSAAGLEYAHRYRSTITAKREYVLIYDLGGGTFDASLLKMAGQVNEVVVSEGIQRLGGDDFDEAIAQLVLAGSQLPGLDAQRRALLVEECAARKEAVGPQTRRFLVDLTAVDGADRPPFSCPIDDVYAACAPLVDRTTELLARVLHDPAGDGRDVPWSEVAGIYVVGGAGGFPLIARMLRAEFGEKRVKRSPHPFAATAIGLAVFLDNESGFVLSPNASRGISVSSGKPGRAPTSSSTQSSPKTRACPSTGTPR; the protein is encoded by the coding sequence GTGCGGCACCAGCCCGGCTGGGAACTGCTGCGGTCCGTCAAGCGACTGTTCAACGATGCCGGTCCCCAGACGCAGGTCACCCTCGCCGGCCGCGACTACCCGCTGGCCGAGCTGCTCACCGGGTTTCTGAGCCAACTCAAGACCGACCTCTATCACCGGTCCAATGCCGGCGCGGCCGCGGGCGAAGCCATTCAGGCCGCCATCAGCGTGCCCGCCAACGCCTCCAGCGCCCAGCGCTTCCTCACCCTGGATGCGTTCCTGGCGGCGGGTTTTCAGGTTGTCGCGCTGTTGAACGAACCGTCGGCCGCGGGGCTGGAATACGCCCACCGATACCGCTCCACGATTACCGCCAAGCGCGAGTACGTGTTGATCTACGACCTCGGTGGCGGCACCTTCGACGCCTCCCTGCTGAAGATGGCCGGGCAGGTGAACGAAGTCGTGGTCAGCGAAGGCATTCAGCGGCTCGGCGGCGACGACTTCGACGAGGCGATCGCACAGTTGGTCCTGGCCGGGTCACAGCTGCCCGGCCTCGACGCGCAGCGCCGGGCGCTGCTGGTCGAGGAGTGCGCGGCCCGAAAGGAGGCCGTCGGGCCGCAGACCCGTCGCTTCCTGGTGGATCTGACGGCTGTCGACGGTGCCGATCGTCCGCCGTTCTCCTGCCCGATCGACGACGTCTACGCTGCGTGCGCCCCGCTCGTCGACCGGACCACCGAATTGCTGGCGCGCGTCCTGCACGACCCGGCCGGCGACGGCAGAGACGTCCCGTGGTCGGAGGTGGCGGGCATCTACGTGGTCGGCGGCGCCGGCGGCTTCCCGCTGATCGCCCGGATGCTGCGAGCGGAGTTCGGCGAGAAACGCGTCAAGCGGTCTCCGCACCCGTTCGCCGCGACGGCCATCGGCCTGGCGGTCTTCCTCGACAACGAGTCTGGTTTCGTTCTCTCTCCGAACGCTTCTCGCGGCATTTCGGTGTCTTCCGGGAAGCCCGGTCGGGCTCCGACGTCGTCTTCGACCCAATCGTCCCCAAAGACGCGTGCCTGCCCGTCGACGGGCACACCCCGCTGA
- a CDS encoding nitroreductase: MDLYDVMRTTFAAREYTQDPLPDDVLYRILDNARFAPSGGNRQGAHITVVRDAQTRSQLAEFGIASARRYFAQLNAGENPWNTITPTQVPQDVIDATEIPDTFTKPVATAPVALVVTVDLSVVAALDQDLDRVGMAAGASVYPLVWSILLAARNEGYGGTITTMSIPQEPNILALLGIPSTHAVAAVVPLGKPTRQLSRLRRRPVSEFVTRDRFDGKAFDV, translated from the coding sequence ATGGACCTCTATGACGTCATGCGCACCACGTTCGCGGCGCGCGAATACACCCAGGACCCGCTGCCCGACGACGTGCTGTACCGCATACTCGACAACGCCCGGTTCGCTCCGAGCGGCGGGAATCGACAAGGCGCACACATCACCGTGGTCCGCGACGCCCAAACCCGCAGCCAGCTGGCCGAGTTCGGCATCGCTTCCGCCCGCCGCTACTTCGCACAGCTCAATGCTGGTGAAAACCCTTGGAACACAATCACTCCCACTCAGGTCCCGCAGGACGTGATCGACGCGACCGAGATTCCCGACACGTTCACCAAGCCGGTCGCCACCGCGCCGGTCGCCCTGGTCGTGACCGTCGACCTGAGTGTGGTCGCCGCCCTCGACCAGGACCTCGACCGCGTCGGGATGGCCGCCGGCGCGTCAGTGTACCCCCTGGTGTGGAGCATCCTGCTGGCCGCGCGCAACGAAGGCTACGGCGGCACCATCACCACCATGTCCATCCCGCAGGAGCCAAATATTCTTGCGCTGCTAGGGATTCCGTCCACACATGCGGTGGCCGCGGTGGTGCCGCTGGGCAAGCCCACCCGGCAACTGAGCAGGTTGCGCCGCCGGCCCGTCTCGGAGTTCGTCACCCGGGATCGTTTCGACGGCAAAGCCTTCGACGTCTGA
- a CDS encoding 3-hydroxyacyl-CoA dehydrogenase encodes MEISGKKVVVIGGASGMGRASAELLHQRGAQVAILDRENSDGKAVAEGVGGKFYPVDVTDFTGTEETLQAAVDDLGGLHVTVTTAGGGIAKRTMTKTGPHDLESFQSVIDLNLIATFNISRLAAAHMSKNEPEDEERGVIINTASIAAYEGQIGQVAYTAAKAGIAGMCLTMARDLGSLGIRVLAIAPSLFATGLTQGIPDEFAAALTKDAAFPKRLGRPEEYAKLVAAIVENPMLNGQCLRLDAGQRFAPK; translated from the coding sequence ATGGAGATCAGCGGGAAGAAGGTCGTCGTCATCGGCGGTGCTTCGGGAATGGGACGGGCCAGCGCAGAATTGCTGCACCAGCGCGGCGCGCAGGTCGCCATCCTGGACCGGGAGAACTCGGACGGCAAGGCCGTAGCCGAAGGTGTCGGCGGCAAGTTCTACCCCGTCGACGTCACCGACTTCACCGGCACCGAGGAGACGCTGCAGGCAGCTGTCGACGACCTGGGTGGCTTGCACGTCACGGTGACCACTGCCGGCGGCGGCATCGCCAAGCGGACCATGACCAAGACCGGGCCGCATGATCTCGAGTCGTTCCAGTCCGTCATCGATCTGAACTTGATCGCCACCTTCAACATCAGCCGGCTGGCCGCCGCGCACATGAGCAAGAACGAGCCCGAGGACGAGGAGCGCGGCGTCATCATCAACACCGCCTCCATCGCCGCCTACGAAGGACAGATCGGTCAGGTCGCCTACACCGCCGCCAAGGCGGGCATCGCGGGCATGTGCCTGACCATGGCGCGGGACCTGGGCTCGCTGGGGATCCGGGTGCTCGCGATCGCGCCGAGCCTGTTCGCCACGGGGCTCACCCAGGGCATTCCGGACGAGTTCGCGGCGGCGCTGACCAAGGACGCCGCCTTCCCGAAGCGACTGGGCCGGCCCGAGGAATACGCCAAGCTGGTCGCGGCGATCGTGGAGAACCCGATGCTCAACGGCCAATGCCTGCGGCTGGACGCCGGGCAGCGGTTCGCGCCCAAGTAA
- the lig gene encoding putative DNA ligase — translation MSASHAKLASVLLLDVAGTSLEVAGTSSRLTKVAHIASLLSRSAGDAELVATIVSWLSGELRQRQIGVGWAALRSPPPPASQPVLTVAGVDAAFAEIGAVAGKGSQARRAALVAGLFSAATETEQTFLLRLLGGELRQGALVGIMTDAVAKAAGLPAATVQRAAMLGGDLPAVAAAALSGASLDAFTLRVGRPVGPMLAQTAGDVADALQRHGGSAIFEAKLDGARVQIHRSGDQVTVYTRSLDDVTARLPEVVEAALALPVSTLIADGEAIALRPDNRPHRFQVTASRFGRSVDVAAARATQPLSVFFFDILHSDGVDLLDAPTAERLAALDALVPATQRVDRLATSDEAEATAFLDATLAAGHEGVMAKAPAAPYQAGRRGAGWLKVKPVHTLDLVVLAVEWGSGRRRGKLSNIHLGARDPDTGGFVMVGKTFKGMTDATLDWQTRRFSELAVGGTDGYVVQVRPEQVVEIALDGVQGSSRYPGGVALRFARVVRYRDDKRADEADTIDTVRAMY, via the coding sequence TTGTCGGCGAGCCATGCCAAGCTGGCAAGCGTGCTCCTCCTGGACGTCGCCGGCACCTCGCTCGAGGTGGCCGGCACCTCGTCGCGGCTGACCAAGGTCGCCCACATCGCCAGTCTGTTGAGCCGGTCGGCTGGGGATGCGGAGCTGGTCGCCACCATCGTGTCGTGGCTCTCCGGTGAGCTGCGGCAACGCCAGATCGGGGTTGGCTGGGCGGCGCTGCGGTCGCCTCCCCCGCCGGCCTCGCAGCCGGTGCTGACGGTCGCCGGGGTGGACGCCGCGTTCGCCGAGATCGGGGCCGTCGCGGGTAAGGGGTCGCAGGCGCGGCGCGCGGCGCTGGTCGCGGGGCTGTTCAGCGCGGCGACCGAGACCGAGCAGACGTTCCTGCTGCGGCTGCTCGGGGGTGAGCTGCGCCAGGGCGCGCTGGTCGGCATCATGACCGACGCCGTGGCCAAGGCCGCCGGGCTGCCGGCCGCCACCGTGCAGCGGGCGGCGATGCTGGGTGGGGATCTGCCGGCCGTCGCGGCCGCGGCGCTGAGCGGAGCGTCGCTGGACGCGTTCACGCTGCGGGTGGGGCGTCCGGTCGGCCCGATGCTGGCCCAGACCGCCGGCGATGTCGCCGACGCGCTGCAACGCCACGGCGGCAGCGCGATCTTCGAAGCCAAGCTGGACGGTGCGCGGGTGCAGATCCACCGGTCCGGAGACCAGGTCACCGTTTACACCCGCAGCCTCGACGACGTCACCGCCCGGCTGCCCGAAGTGGTCGAGGCTGCGCTGGCGTTGCCGGTCAGCACGCTGATCGCCGACGGCGAGGCGATCGCGCTGCGCCCGGACAACCGTCCGCACCGCTTCCAGGTCACTGCGTCGCGGTTCGGGCGGTCGGTCGACGTTGCCGCCGCGCGCGCCACGCAGCCGCTGTCGGTGTTCTTCTTCGACATCCTGCACAGCGACGGGGTGGACCTGCTGGACGCGCCGACCGCCGAACGGCTGGCCGCTCTGGACGCGCTGGTGCCGGCTACTCAGCGGGTCGACCGGCTGGCCACCTCCGACGAGGCCGAGGCCACCGCGTTCCTGGACGCCACGTTGGCCGCGGGTCACGAGGGGGTGATGGCCAAGGCCCCGGCGGCGCCGTATCAGGCGGGCCGCCGCGGCGCGGGCTGGTTGAAGGTGAAGCCGGTGCACACGCTGGACCTGGTGGTGTTGGCCGTCGAGTGGGGTTCGGGCCGTCGGCGCGGCAAGTTGTCCAACATTCACCTGGGCGCCCGCGATCCCGACACCGGGGGCTTCGTGATGGTGGGCAAGACGTTCAAGGGCATGACCGACGCCACGCTGGATTGGCAGACCAGGCGGTTCAGCGAGCTTGCGGTGGGCGGGACGGACGGCTACGTCGTGCAGGTGCGGCCCGAGCAGGTGGTCGAGATCGCGCTGGACGGGGTACAGGGCTCGTCGCGCTACCCCGGCGGGGTGGCGCTGCGGTTCGCGCGGGTGGTGCGTTACCGCGACGACAAACGTGCCGACGAAGCCGACACCATCGACACCGTCCGCGCGATGTACTGA
- the fadE22 gene encoding acyl-CoA dehydrogenase FadE22 yields MGIALTDDHRELAEVARGFLTSQKARAAARALLDAPEEARPSFWPGIVELGWLGLHIDEEHGGSGFGLPELVVVVEELGRAVAPGPFVPTVIASAVIASEGTPEQKALLPGLIDGTSTAGIGLGGHVLIDNGVADGDAGVVLGAGLADLLLIAAGNDVLLLERGRAGVSVETPENLDPTRRSGRVRLQNVSVSADDILPGARESALARARTLLAAEAVGGAADCVEAAVDYAKVRQQFGRTIATFQAVKHHCANMLVATESALAAVWDASRAAAEDEEQFRLAAAVAAALTFPAYARNAELNIQVHGGIGFTWEHDAHLHLRRALVTTALFGGDVPARDVFERTASGAKRDNSLDLPPEAEQLRTVIRADAAEIAALDKDAQLDKLIETGYVMPHWPKPWGRAADAVAQLVIDEEFRAAGIKRPDYGITGWVILTLIQHGTPWQIERFVEKALRKDEIWCQLFSEPDAGSDAASIKTRATRVDGGWKINGQKVWTSGAHYCARGLATVRTDPDAPKHAGITTVIVDMKAPEVEVRPLRQITGGSDFNEVFFNDLFVPDEDVVGAPNSGWTVARATLGNERVSIGGSGSFYEGLADQLVQLARQHADRLAGADVRVGTYLANENSLRLLNLRRAARSVEGAGPGPEGNVTKLKLAEHMVEGAAIMAALQGPEVALLDGPGALSGRLIMGARGMAIAGGTSEVARNQIAERILGMPRDPLIN; encoded by the coding sequence ATGGGTATCGCACTGACCGACGACCATCGCGAACTCGCCGAGGTAGCTCGCGGGTTCCTGACCTCGCAGAAGGCCCGGGCGGCCGCCCGGGCACTGCTGGATGCGCCGGAGGAGGCACGCCCTTCGTTCTGGCCGGGCATCGTCGAACTGGGCTGGCTCGGGCTGCACATCGACGAGGAGCACGGCGGCTCCGGCTTCGGACTGCCCGAATTGGTGGTGGTGGTCGAGGAACTCGGCCGCGCGGTCGCGCCCGGACCGTTCGTACCCACCGTGATCGCGTCGGCGGTGATCGCCAGCGAGGGCACCCCGGAGCAGAAGGCGCTGCTACCCGGGCTGATCGACGGCACATCCACCGCCGGAATCGGTTTGGGCGGGCATGTGCTCATCGACAACGGCGTAGCCGACGGTGACGCCGGCGTGGTGCTGGGTGCCGGACTGGCCGACCTGTTGCTCATCGCGGCAGGCAACGACGTGCTGCTGCTGGAACGCGGGCGTGCCGGGGTCTCGGTGGAGACGCCGGAGAACCTCGACCCGACCCGGCGCTCCGGGCGGGTCCGGCTGCAGAACGTGTCCGTGTCCGCCGACGACATCCTGCCGGGCGCAAGGGAATCCGCGTTGGCCCGCGCTCGGACATTGCTCGCCGCCGAGGCCGTCGGCGGTGCCGCCGACTGCGTGGAGGCCGCCGTCGACTACGCCAAGGTGCGTCAGCAGTTCGGCCGCACCATCGCGACTTTCCAAGCGGTCAAACATCATTGCGCGAACATGCTGGTGGCCACGGAATCGGCGCTGGCCGCGGTGTGGGACGCATCCCGCGCCGCCGCTGAGGACGAGGAGCAATTCCGGCTGGCCGCCGCCGTGGCTGCCGCCCTGACGTTCCCCGCCTACGCCCGCAACGCCGAACTCAACATTCAGGTGCACGGCGGCATCGGGTTCACCTGGGAGCACGACGCGCACCTGCATCTGCGCCGTGCGCTGGTGACCACGGCGCTGTTCGGCGGTGACGTGCCCGCGCGGGATGTGTTCGAGCGCACCGCTTCCGGCGCCAAGCGGGACAACAGCCTGGACCTGCCGCCCGAGGCGGAACAGTTGCGCACCGTCATCCGCGCCGACGCCGCCGAGATCGCCGCGCTGGACAAGGATGCACAACTCGACAAGCTGATCGAGACGGGCTACGTGATGCCGCACTGGCCCAAGCCGTGGGGCCGGGCCGCCGATGCGGTCGCGCAGTTGGTGATCGACGAGGAATTCCGTGCCGCGGGCATCAAGCGCCCCGACTACGGCATCACCGGCTGGGTGATCCTGACTCTGATACAGCACGGAACCCCTTGGCAGATCGAAAGATTCGTCGAGAAGGCGTTGCGCAAGGACGAGATCTGGTGCCAGCTGTTCTCCGAGCCGGACGCCGGCTCGGACGCTGCGTCGATCAAGACCCGGGCTACCCGCGTCGACGGGGGCTGGAAGATCAACGGCCAGAAGGTGTGGACCAGTGGGGCGCACTACTGTGCGCGTGGTCTGGCGACCGTACGCACCGACCCGGACGCGCCCAAGCACGCGGGCATCACCACGGTGATCGTCGACATGAAGGCGCCGGAAGTCGAGGTGCGACCGCTGCGCCAGATCACCGGCGGCTCGGACTTCAACGAGGTGTTCTTCAACGACCTGTTCGTGCCCGACGAGGACGTCGTCGGGGCACCCAACTCGGGCTGGACGGTCGCCCGTGCCACGCTGGGCAACGAGCGGGTGAGCATCGGTGGCAGCGGATCGTTCTACGAGGGCCTGGCGGACCAACTGGTGCAGCTGGCGCGGCAACACGCGGACCGGTTGGCGGGCGCAGACGTGCGAGTGGGAACCTATCTGGCGAACGAGAATTCGCTGCGGTTACTGAACCTGCGTCGCGCGGCCCGCAGTGTCGAGGGCGCCGGCCCGGGACCTGAGGGCAACGTCACCAAACTCAAGCTCGCCGAGCACATGGTCGAGGGCGCGGCGATCATGGCCGCGCTGCAGGGGCCCGAGGTCGCGCTACTGGACGGCCCCGGCGCGCTGTCCGGCCGGTTGATCATGGGCGCGCGCGGAATGGCGATCGCCGGCGGTACCTCGGAGGTGGCCCGCAATCAGATCGCCGAGCGGATCCTCGGCATGCCGCGCGATCCGCTGATCAACTAG